A stretch of the Labilithrix sp. genome encodes the following:
- a CDS encoding UbiX family flavin prenyltransferase gives MNKRKIVVGITGASGAPYAKRLLAQLSGRADVELGICLSQTAPEVWALECGGDIREALAGQPIWGTRDYKAPFASGSAGWDAMAIVPCSMGTCARIAHGISDTLLTRAADVMIKERRTLVVVPRETPLSVIHLENLTTLARAGAVILPAMPSFYARPEGRAGVEPLLDTVVGRVLDQLGVEHDLLQRWGTK, from the coding sequence ATGAACAAACGCAAGATCGTCGTCGGCATCACCGGCGCGAGCGGGGCGCCGTACGCGAAGCGCCTCCTCGCGCAGCTCTCCGGGCGCGCTGACGTCGAGCTCGGGATCTGCCTCTCCCAGACCGCGCCCGAGGTCTGGGCGCTCGAGTGCGGCGGCGACATCCGCGAAGCCCTCGCCGGCCAGCCCATCTGGGGCACGCGCGACTACAAGGCCCCGTTCGCGAGCGGGAGCGCGGGCTGGGACGCGATGGCGATCGTCCCCTGCTCGATGGGCACCTGCGCCCGCATCGCGCACGGCATCAGCGACACGCTGCTCACGCGCGCGGCGGACGTGATGATCAAGGAGCGCCGCACCCTCGTCGTCGTCCCGCGCGAGACGCCGCTCTCGGTCATCCACCTCGAGAACCTCACCACGCTCGCGCGCGCGGGCGCGGTCATCTTGCCCGCGATGCCTTCCTTTTACGCCCGACCCGAAGGTCGCGCAGGTGTCGAGCCGCTGCTCGACACCGTCGTCGGCCGCGTGCTCGACCAGCTCGGCGTCGAGCACGACCTGCTCCAACGATGGGGAACGAAATGA